The Pongo pygmaeus isolate AG05252 chromosome 11, NHGRI_mPonPyg2-v2.0_pri, whole genome shotgun sequence genome includes a region encoding these proteins:
- the LOC129031509 gene encoding LOW QUALITY PROTEIN: stress-70 protein, mitochondrial-like (The sequence of the model RefSeq protein was modified relative to this genomic sequence to represent the inferred CDS: inserted 2 bases in 2 codons; substituted 1 base at 1 genomic stop codon), producing the protein MAGMALVMRLLELFQGRIMHRKQSKEQLVVFIWVLPTPVWQLQKVNKQRCWRMPKVPELPLQLWPLQQMVSDLLACQSSNRLSPTQTIHSMLPNVSSSSNMMILKYRKTLKMFPLKLSVPPMVMPGQIGAFVSMKVKETAENYLGHTAKNAVITVPAYFNDLRRQATKDAGQISGLNVLRVINEPTAAALAYGLEKSEDKVIAVYDLGGGTFDISILEIQKGVFEVKSTNGDTFLGGEDFDQALLQHTVKEFKRETGVNLTKDNVAFQRVREAAEKAKCELSSSVQTDINLPYLTMDSSGPKHLNMKLTHAQFEGIVTDLIRRTIAPCQKAMQDAEVSKSDIGEVILVGGMTRMPKVQQTVQDFFLAEPPSRAVNPDEAVAIGAAIQGDVLAGDVTDMLLLDVTPLSLGIEILLGVFTKLINRNTTIPTKKSQVFSTAADGQTQVEIKVCQGEREMAGDNKLLGQFTLIGIPPAPHGVPQIEVTFDIDANGTIRVSAKDKGTGREQQIIIQSSGGLSKDDIENMVKNAEKYAKEDQRKKERVGAVNMAEGIIHDTETKMEEFKDQLPADXCNKLKEEISXVRELLAXKDSETGENIRQAASSLQQASLKLFKMAYKKMASEREGSGSSGTGEQKEDQKEEKQ; encoded by the exons ATGGCTGGAATGGCCTTAGTCATGAGGCTTTTAGAATTGTTTCAAGGCAGGATTATGCATCGGAAGCAATCAAAGGAGCAGTTGGTGGTGTTTATTTGGGTACTACCAACTCCTGTGTGGCAGTTACAGAAAGTAAACAAGCAAAGGTGCTGGAGAATGCCGAAGGTGCCAGAACTACCCCTTCAGTTGTGGCCTTTACAGCAGATGGTGAGTGACTTGTTGGCATGCCAGTCAAGCAACAGGCTGTCACCAACCCAAACAATACATTCTATGCTACCAAATGTCTCATCGTCCAGCAATATGATGATCCTGAAGTACAGAAAGACATTAAAAATGTTCCCTTTAAAATTGTCTGTGCCTCCGATGGTGATGCCTGG CCAGATTGGAGCATTTGTGTCAATGAAGGTGAAAGAGACTGCAGAAAATTACTTGGGGCACACAGCAAAAAATGCTGTGATCACAGTCCCAGCTTATTTCAATGACTTGCGGAGACAGGCCACTAAAGATGCTGGCCAGATATCTGGACTCAATGTGCTTCGGGTGATTAATGAACCCACAGCTGCTGCTCTTGCCTATGGTCTAGAAAAATCAGAAGACAAAGTCATTGCTGTATATGATTTAGGTGGTGGAACTTTTGATATTTCTATCCTGGAAATTCAGAAAGGAGTATTCGAGGTGAAATCCACAAATGGGGACACTTTCTTAGGTGGGGAAGACTTTGACCAGGCCTTGCTACAGCACACTGTGAAGGAGTTCAAGAGAGAGACGGGAGTCAATTTGACCAAAGACAACGTGGCATTTCAGAGGGTGCGGGAAGCTGCTGAAAAGGCTAAATGTGAACTCTCCTCATCTGTGCAGACTGACATCAATTTGCCCTATCTTACAATGGATTCTTCTGGACCCAAGCATTTGAATATGAAGTTGACCCATGCTCAATTTGAAGGGATTGTCACTGATCTGATCAGGAGGACTATCGCTCCATGCCAAAAAGCTATGCAAGATGCAGAAGTCAGCAAGAGTGATATAGGAGAAGTGATTCTTGTGGGTGGCATGACTAGGATGCCCAAGGTTCAACAGACtgtgcaggatttttttttggcagagccCCCAAGTAGAGCTGTCAATCCTGATGAGGCTGTGGCCATCGGAGCTGCCATTCAGGGAGATGTGTTGGCTGGCGATGTCACAGATATGCTGCTCCTTGATGTCACTCCCCTGTCTCTGGGTATTGAAATTCTGCTAGGTGTCTTTACCAAACTTATTAATAGGAATACCACTATTCCAACCAAGAAGAGCCAGGTATTCTCTACTGCTGCTGATGGGCAGACACAAGTGGAAATTAAAGTGTGTCAGGGTGAGAGAGAGATGGCTGGAGACAACAAACTCCTTGGACAGTTTACTTTGATTGGAATTCCACCAGCCCCTCATGGAGTTCCTCAGATTGAAGTTACATTTGACATTGATGCCAATGGGACCATACGTGTTTCAGCTAAAGATAAAGGCACAGGACGTGAGCAGCAGATTATAATCCAGTCTTCTGGTGGGTTAAGCAAAGATGATATTGAAAATATGGT aaaaaatgcagagaaataTGCTAAAGAAGACCAGCGAAAGAAGGAACGAGTTGGAGCAGTTAATATGGCTGAAGGAATCATTCATGACACAGAAACCAAGATGGAAGAATTCAAGGACCAATTACCTGCTG AGTGCAACAAGCTGAAAGAAGAGATTTCCTAAGTGAGGGAGCTCCTAG AAAAAGACAgtgaaacaggagaaaatattagaCAGGCAGCATCCTCTCTTCAGCAGGCATCACTGAAGCTCTTCAAAATGGCATACAAAAAGATGGCATCTGAGCGAGAAGGCTCTGGAAgttctggcactggggaacaaAAGGAAGATCAAAAGGaggaaaaacagtaa